From the genome of Geothrix sp. 21YS21S-4, one region includes:
- the dnaK gene encoding molecular chaperone DnaK, whose amino-acid sequence MGKIIGIDLGTTNSCVAVMEGGQPKVIPNPEGANTTPSVVGFNPKTGERLVGTSAKRQAVAQPKSTIYSIKRFMGLPFADSEKEQRLVPYPVERSDKGGCVVDVAGKKLSPEEISAAVLVKMKEAAEAYLGEKVTEAVITVPAYFNDAQRQSTKDAGAIAGLDVKRIVNEPTAAALAYGLDKKKDGTIAVFDFGGGTFDISILEVSEGVVEVKSTNGDTHLGGDNVDQAIIDWLADEFQKAEGIDLRKQADAMQRLKEAAEKAKIELSSTTQTDISLPYITADASGPKHVNQTLSRAKFELMIEPVLQKLKVPCENAVKDAKIAHHEIDEVVMVGGSTRIPKVLEMVKQIFGKEPNHSVNPDEVVAVGAAVQAGVLAGDVKGVLLLDVTPLSLGINANGGQMSVIIPRNTTIPTKRSEIYTTAVDNQPGVDIEVFQGERSVVEGNKLLGQFHLGNIAPAPRGMPQIEVTFDIDANGIVHVTAKDKGTGKDASITLTGSTGLSKEEIDAKVKDAEAHKAEDDARKAVLEEKNHLDQMVYQVEKLLKENGEKLPEADKKDAEEAVTEAKAALASLDKDRIKQALESLTAKSHKLAESLYKQEPPQDGGAPGAPAGGKKGDDDVIDAEVVS is encoded by the coding sequence ATGGGCAAGATCATCGGCATTGACTTGGGCACCACCAACAGCTGCGTGGCCGTCATGGAGGGCGGGCAGCCCAAGGTCATTCCCAATCCGGAGGGAGCCAACACCACGCCTTCCGTGGTGGGCTTCAACCCCAAGACCGGCGAGCGGCTGGTGGGCACGTCCGCCAAGCGGCAGGCCGTGGCCCAGCCCAAGAGCACCATCTATTCCATCAAGCGGTTCATGGGCCTCCCCTTCGCGGATTCCGAGAAGGAGCAGCGCCTCGTCCCCTATCCCGTCGAGCGGTCCGACAAGGGCGGCTGCGTGGTGGACGTGGCCGGGAAGAAGCTGAGCCCCGAGGAGATCAGCGCCGCCGTTCTGGTGAAGATGAAGGAGGCCGCCGAGGCCTACCTGGGCGAGAAGGTCACCGAAGCCGTCATCACCGTTCCCGCCTACTTCAACGATGCCCAGCGGCAGTCCACCAAAGATGCCGGCGCCATCGCGGGCCTGGACGTGAAGCGCATCGTCAACGAGCCCACGGCCGCGGCCCTGGCCTACGGCCTGGACAAGAAGAAGGACGGGACCATCGCCGTGTTCGACTTCGGCGGCGGCACCTTCGACATCTCCATCCTCGAAGTCTCCGAGGGCGTGGTGGAGGTGAAGTCCACGAACGGCGACACCCACCTGGGCGGCGACAACGTCGACCAGGCGATCATCGACTGGCTGGCGGACGAGTTCCAGAAGGCCGAGGGCATCGACCTCCGCAAGCAGGCCGATGCCATGCAGCGCCTGAAGGAGGCCGCCGAGAAGGCCAAGATCGAGCTGTCCAGCACCACCCAGACCGACATCAGCCTGCCCTACATCACCGCGGACGCCAGCGGCCCCAAGCACGTCAACCAGACCCTCAGCCGCGCCAAGTTCGAGCTGATGATCGAGCCCGTCCTCCAGAAGCTGAAAGTGCCCTGCGAGAACGCCGTGAAGGACGCCAAGATCGCCCACCACGAGATCGACGAAGTCGTGATGGTCGGCGGCTCCACCCGCATCCCCAAGGTGCTGGAGATGGTGAAGCAGATCTTCGGCAAGGAGCCCAACCACAGCGTGAACCCCGATGAGGTCGTGGCCGTGGGCGCCGCCGTCCAGGCGGGCGTCCTGGCGGGCGACGTGAAGGGCGTGCTGCTGCTCGACGTGACCCCGCTCAGCCTCGGCATCAACGCCAACGGCGGGCAGATGAGTGTCATCATCCCCCGCAACACCACCATCCCGACGAAGCGCAGCGAGATCTACACCACCGCCGTGGACAACCAGCCCGGCGTGGACATCGAGGTCTTCCAGGGCGAGCGGTCCGTGGTCGAGGGCAACAAGCTCCTGGGCCAGTTCCACCTCGGGAACATCGCCCCGGCGCCCCGTGGGATGCCCCAGATCGAAGTGACCTTCGACATCGACGCCAACGGCATCGTGCACGTCACCGCCAAGGACAAGGGCACCGGCAAGGACGCGAGCATCACCCTGACCGGCAGCACCGGCCTCTCCAAGGAGGAGATCGACGCCAAGGTGAAGGACGCCGAGGCCCACAAGGCCGAGGACGACGCCCGCAAGGCCGTCCTGGAGGAGAAGAACCACCTCGACCAGATGGTCTACCAGGTGGAGAAGCTCCTGAAGGAGAACGGCGAGAAGCTCCCCGAAGCCGACAAGAAGGACGCGGAGGAGGCCGTCACTGAGGCCAAGGCCGCCCTCGCCAGCCTGGACAAGGACCGCATCAAGCAGGCCCTGGAGTCCCTCACCGCCAAGAGCCACAAGCTGGCGGAGAGCCTCTACAAGCAGGAGCCCCCCCAGGACGGCGGCGCGCCCGGCGCACCGGCCGGCGGAAAGAAGGGCGACGACGACGTGATCGACGCCGAAGTCGTCAGCTAA
- a CDS encoding J domain-containing protein: MSHPDYYKILGVPRSASEEDIKKAYRKLARKHHPDLNPGDAKAEAEFKKLAEANDVLSDAEKRKNYDTYGDPAGPGAQVPPGFQQDAGFSFEDVFGGFAGGGFGGRPTRRGPERGEDLIHTVRLGFREAFEGTRLSLRVNRSEPCLTCRGTGESGKKQETCRTCGGKGKLGGGSGFLSFGRTCPDCGGRGVRVPACPDCGGAGRLPRQETVAIAIPPGVEDGAKLRVGGKGEAGRRGGGPGDLFLQISMEPDARFERKGANLYVRLPVSFSEAALGAKVDVPTPEGQATIKVPPGTQTGAKLRLKGQGMPIPKGSQRGDLIAEVAVVTPAIQDERSKELLRELADLNDEDVRKQRSASHG, encoded by the coding sequence ATGTCCCATCCCGACTACTACAAGATCCTGGGCGTGCCCCGGTCGGCCTCGGAAGAGGACATCAAGAAGGCGTACCGCAAGCTGGCGCGGAAGCACCATCCCGACCTGAACCCCGGCGACGCCAAGGCGGAGGCGGAGTTCAAGAAGCTGGCGGAGGCCAACGACGTCCTGTCCGACGCCGAGAAGCGGAAGAACTACGATACCTACGGCGATCCCGCGGGTCCCGGCGCCCAGGTGCCGCCGGGGTTCCAGCAGGACGCGGGCTTCTCCTTCGAGGATGTCTTTGGGGGTTTCGCCGGCGGCGGGTTCGGTGGCCGCCCCACGCGCCGCGGTCCCGAGCGGGGCGAGGATCTGATCCACACCGTCCGCCTGGGATTCCGCGAGGCGTTCGAGGGCACCCGCCTCAGCCTGCGGGTGAACCGCTCGGAGCCCTGCCTGACCTGCCGGGGCACCGGCGAGTCGGGCAAGAAGCAGGAGACCTGCCGCACCTGCGGAGGGAAGGGCAAGCTGGGCGGCGGCTCGGGCTTCCTGTCCTTCGGCCGGACCTGCCCCGACTGCGGTGGCCGCGGCGTGCGGGTTCCCGCGTGTCCCGACTGCGGCGGCGCCGGCCGGCTCCCCCGCCAGGAGACCGTCGCCATCGCCATCCCGCCGGGCGTGGAAGACGGCGCCAAGCTGCGCGTGGGCGGCAAGGGCGAGGCCGGGCGCCGCGGCGGCGGGCCGGGCGACCTCTTCCTCCAGATCAGCATGGAACCGGATGCCCGCTTCGAGCGGAAGGGGGCGAACCTCTACGTGCGCCTCCCTGTCAGCTTCTCGGAAGCGGCGCTGGGGGCGAAGGTGGACGTGCCCACGCCCGAGGGCCAGGCCACCATCAAGGTGCCGCCGGGCACCCAGACCGGGGCCAAACTGCGGCTGAAGGGCCAGGGCATGCCCATCCCCAAGGGGAGCCAGCGGGGCGACCTCATCGCCGAAGTCGCGGTGGTGACGCCCGCGATCCAGGACGAGCGCAGCAAGGAGCTGCTCCGGGAGCTGGCGGACCTGAACGACGAAGACGTGCGCAAGCAGCGGAGTGCGAGTCATGGCTAA
- a CDS encoding helix-turn-helix transcriptional regulator, protein MAKDPRMGAYMIGVVSMRYGVHPQTLRLYEREGLLAPSRTEGKTRLYSDEDLERLEFILNLTRDLGVNLAGVEVVLGLRDRLERMQEDLERLVGAMEAAGLKDVSRPPASATGLVKLPPRGVRKR, encoded by the coding sequence ATGGCTAAAGATCCGAGGATGGGCGCATACATGATCGGCGTGGTGTCGATGCGGTACGGCGTGCACCCGCAGACCCTGCGGCTCTACGAGCGCGAAGGCCTGCTGGCGCCCAGCCGCACCGAAGGCAAGACCCGCCTCTACAGCGACGAGGACCTGGAGCGCCTGGAGTTCATCCTCAACCTGACCCGGGATCTGGGCGTCAACCTCGCGGGCGTGGAAGTGGTGCTGGGCCTGCGGGACCGCCTGGAGCGGATGCAGGAGGACCTGGAGCGCCTCGTGGGCGCCATGGAGGCCGCGGGCCTCAAGGACGTGTCCCGGCCCCCGGCGTCCGCCACGGGCCTCGTGAAGCTGCCTCCGCGCGGCGTCCGCAAGCGCTGA